In Raphanus sativus cultivar WK10039 chromosome 5, ASM80110v3, whole genome shotgun sequence, the following proteins share a genomic window:
- the LOC108859752 gene encoding uncharacterized serine-rich protein C215.13-like yields MVDLKDQDMGDGMQCVTHPYTKNPGGICPLCLQEKLGKLVTSSFPLPKPNHLSASSSSKSFSPSSTTSLALSISSGSNGRDSSNNNNLPFLLAKKKSILAASSSSSSSSASLIYKRSKSSAAAYGESLNRKKRSGFWSFLHLYSSKHQIAAATTKKVSHSSVPRNQIDNVKNQTTETSNKVVGGGIDVIKEEEDESSSSDKVVVETAPANNVGSGGGVSSLERKVLRSRSVGCGSRSFSGDFFERISNGFGDCALKRIESQREHSKVISNGGGGEAADAMSQMVKCGGIFGGFMIMTSSSNSASSTVDHHHHKMGNKTAWGRAFASPMRAKTTHKGGTITESSTDKNTTPNLDSTSSLVTMKS; encoded by the coding sequence ATGGTGGACCTCAAAGATCAAGACATGGGAGATGGTATGCAATGCGTAACACACCCTTACACAAAGAACCCAGGTGGTATATGTCCCTTATGTCTCCAAGAAAAGCTCGGCAAGCTCGTCACTTCCTCTTTCCCTCTCCCTAAACCAAACCACCTCtctgcttcctcttcttctaagtctttctctccttcttccACCACCTCTCTTGCTTTATCTATCTCATCTGGAAGCAACGGAAGGgacagcagcaacaacaacaacctccCGTTTCTTCTTGCCAAGAAGAAGAGCATTCTCGCAGCTTCatcatcctcttcctcttcttcagcTAGTCTTATCTACAAGAGAAGCAAATCTTCGGCTGCTGCTTACGGTGAGAGTTTAAACCGGAAGAAACGAAGTGGGTTCTGGTCGTTTCTTCATCTCTACTCTTCCAAACACCAAATCGCAGCCGCCACCACCAAAAAAGTTAGCCATTCTTCGGTGCCAAGGAACCAGATCGATAACGTGAAGAACCAGACAACAGAGACATCTAACAAGGTTGTTGGTGGAGGCATTGATGTGAtaaaggaggaagaagatgagagcTCTAGTAGTGACAAAGTGGTTGTAGAGACGGCGCCAGCTAACAATGTCGGTAGTGGTGGTGGTGTGTCGTCTTTAGAGAGGAAAGTGTTGAGATCTAGATCTGTGGGGTGTGGGAGCAGAAGCTTCTCTGGTGATTTCTTTGAGAGGATCTCTAATGGGTTTGGAGATTGCGCCTTGAAAAGGATTGAGTCACAGAGAGAACACTCAAAGGTCATTAgtaatggtggtggtggtgaagcAGCTGATGCCATGAGTCAAATGGTGAAATGTGGTGGTATCTTTGGTGGGTTTATGATTATGACATCATCATCAAATTCAGCATCATCAACagttgatcatcatcatcataagaTGGGGAATAAAACCGCATGGGGAAGGGCTTTTGCAAGTCCAATGAGAGCCAAGACTACTCACAAAGGTGGTACTATTACAGAGTCTTCAACTGATAAAAACACAACTCCAAACTTGGACTCAACTTCTTCCTTGGTTACTATGAAAAGCTAA
- the LOC130512509 gene encoding uncharacterized protein LOC130512509: protein MRAFLWALIQNALPLGVNLQVRGNLSATNCARCSIPETSLHCFFTCPFAVSVWDLIPLQRAVHLAGSTSIQEVIFSLRNAVCLPPTGVAHNILPWVLWAIWTSRNILIFENRGLTPEEAAIKGVRLAQEWSMAQGEPKKNNNVPDGIGGSTAQASRSLLPDEAISCSTDAAWDKTRKKAGLGWIFSGPPLQTPIHGSRSQEFIGSPLIAEAVAMRSALCMASSLGFTNLRGFTDSSTLHGAISGKLQSKEIIGIVSDILSISSGFASIEFFFHPRSHNKIADSIAKKALSSSSLLVY, encoded by the coding sequence ATGAGAGCCTTCCTCTGGGCGCTGATTCAGAATGCACTTCCCCTAGGAGTGAACCTGCAAGTTAGAGGAAACCTATCAGCTACAAATTGTGCTAGATGTTCAATTCCGGAGACATCCCTTCATTGTTTCTTTACCTGTCCATTTGCGGTTTCGGTTTGGGATTTAATTCCCCTACAGAGAGCAGTTCACCTAGCTGGCTCTACTTCAATTCAAGAGGTCATCTTTAGCTTACGAAACGCAGTCTGCCTCCCTCCTACAGGAGTCGCTCACAACATCTTGCCTTGGGTTCTCTGGGCTATCTGGACTTCCCGTAATATCCTCATTTTTGAGAACCGAGGCCTAACACCTGAGGAGGCAGCCATCAAAGGGGTGAGATTGGCTCAAGAATGGTCAATGGCGCAAGGTGAACCAAAGAAGAATAACAATGTACCTGATGGCATAGGAGGTAGCACGGCGCAAGCTTCCCGATCGCTCCTCCCTGACGAAGCCATTAGCTGTTCAACGGATGCGGCGTGGGACAAGACAAGGAAAAAGGCAGGTCTCGGCTGGATCTTCTCAGGCCCACCTCTTCAAACCCCGATTCATGGCTCTAGGAGTCAAGAGTTCATCGGGTCTCCCCTAATTGCGGAAGCGGTTGCGATGCGATCGGCTCTCTGCATGGCGTCTTCTCTTGGGTTCACCAACCTTAGGGGTTTCACCGACAGCTCAACGCTCCACGGAGCAATCTCCGGCAAACTCCAGTCAAAAGAAATCATCGGCATCGTCTCTGACATCCTTTCGATCTCCTCTGGATTTGCATCAATCGAGTTCTTCTTTCACCCCCGATCGCATAACAAGATTGCAGACTCAATAGCCAAAAAGGccctctcctcttcttctctgttAGTGTATTGA